One Cricetulus griseus strain 17A/GY chromosome 5, alternate assembly CriGri-PICRH-1.0, whole genome shotgun sequence genomic window carries:
- the Eef1aknmt gene encoding eEF1A lysine and N-terminal methyltransferase has product MNLLPKSSKEFGSVDYWEKFFQQRGKRSFEWYGTYLELCEVLHKYIKPREKVLVIGCGNSELSEQLYDVGYEDIVNIDISEVVIKQMKERNAGRRPRMSFMKMDMTQMDFPDATFQVVLDKGTLDAVLTDEEEKTLQQVDRMLAEVGRVLQVGGRYLCISLAQAHILKKAVGHFSREGWMVRVHQVANSQDQVFEAEPRFSLPVFAFVMTKFRPVPGSALHIFELCTQEQGKPVRLESADRLAEAVRERQHYAWLCSQLRRKAGLGSISLDLCSGDTGEPRYTLHVVDNPTVKPSRDSHFAIFIIPQGRETEWLFGMDEGRKQLAASAGFRRLVTVALHRGQQYDGMESIQAELSTRVMELAPAGMPPQQQVPFLSVGGDIGVRTVQHQDHSALSGDYVIEDVQGEDRWYFRRLIFLSNRNVVQSEARLLKDVSHRAQKKRKKDRKKHRPADTPEDFPSAPGQSIDKSYLCCEHHKAMIAGLALLRNPEQLLETPLTLLVVGLGGGSLPLFVHDHFPESRVDAVEIDPSMLEVATQWFGFSQSDRMKVHIADGLDYITSLAGGEARPHYDVIMFDVDSKDPTLGMSCPPPAFVDQLFLQKVKSILSHEGIFILNLVCRDLELKDSVLAGLKAAFPLLYVRRIEGEVNEILFCQLQPEQKLATPELLEMAQALERTLRKPGQGWDDTYVLSDMLKTVTIV; this is encoded by the exons ATGAATCTCTTACCTAAAAGCTCCAAGGAGTTTGGCTCTGTTGACTATTGGGAGAAGTTCTTCCAGCAGCGAGGAAAGAGATCTTTCGAATGGTATGGAACCTATCTGGAGCTGTGTGAGGTGCTGCACAAATACATCAAGCCCAGGGAGAAG gtCCTTGTGATTGGATGCGGCAACTCAGAGCTAAGCGAACAACTATACGATGTGGGCTATGAAGACATTGTGAATATTGATATCAGTGAGGTTGTCATCAAGCAAATGAAGGAGCGAAACGCCGGCCGACGGCCCCGCATGAGTTTCATGAAGATGGACATGACACAGATGGACTTTCCTGATGCCACATTCCAGGTGGTGTTGGACAAGGGCACGCTGGATGCTGTCCTGACAGACGAGGAGGAAAAGACCCTACAGCAGGTGGACAGGATGCTGGCTGAGGTTGGCCGTGTCCTGCAGGTGGGCGGTCGCTACCTCTGCATCTCCCTGGCTCAGGCTCACATCCTGAAGAAAGCAGTGGGTCACTTCTCTCGGGAGGGGTGGATGGTGAGGGTGCACCAAGTGGCCAACAGCCAGGACCAGGTGTTTGAAGCCGAGCCTCGGTTCTCcttgcctgtctttgccttcgTCATGACCAAGTTCAGGCCAGTCCCTGGCTCTGCCCTTCACATCTTTGAGCTGTGTACTCAGGAGCAGGGCAAGCCCGTACGGCTGGAGAGTGCCGATCGGCTGGCCGAGGCCGTGAGGGAGCGGCAGCACTATGCTTGGCTGTGTAGCCAGCTGCGCCGCAAGGCCGGGCTGGGGAGTATATCTCTGGACTTGTGCAGTGGGGACACTGGGGAGCCACGCTACACCCTCCACGTGGTGGACAACCCCACTGTGAAACCATCGCGGGACAGTCATTTTGCCATTTTTATCA TACCCCAGGGCCGAGAGACTGAGTGGCTCTTTGGCATGGATGAGGGCCGGAAGCAGCTGGCAGCAAGTGCAGGCTTCAGGAGGCTGGTCACAGTGGCTCTTCATCGAGGCCAACAGTATGATGGCATGGAAAGCATTCAAGCAGAGCTGTCAACCAGAGTCATGGAGCTGGCCCCAGCCGGGATGCCTCCCCAGCAGCAG GTTCCCTTCCTGTCTGTGGGCGGGGACATTGGAGTCCGGACTGTTCAGCACCAAGACCACAGTGCCTTGAGTGGTGACTATGTTATTGAGGATGTGCAAGGAGAAGATAGGTGGTACTTTCGGCGTCTCATCTTCCTCAGCAACAGGAACGTGGTGCAGTCGGAAGCCAGGCTGCTGAAGGATGTGTCTCACAGAG CCCAGAAGAAACGGAAAAAGGACAGGAAGAAACATCGACCTGCTGATACTCCTGAGGACTTCCCTTCTGCCCCAGGACAGTCCATCGATAAGAGTTACCTCTGTTGTGAACACCATAAAGCCATGATCGCTGGCCTTGCCCTGCTGAGAAACCCAGAGCAGCTCTTAG AGACTCCACTGACATTATTGGTGGTGGGCCTGGGTGGGGGTAGCCTCCCCCTCTTCGTTCATGATCATTTCCCAGAGTCTCGTGTTGATGCTGTTGAGATTGATCCGTCCATGTTGGAAGTGGCCACCCAGTGGTTTGGCTTCTCACAGAGTGACCGGATGAAGGTTCACATTGCTGATGGCCTGGACTACATTACCAGCCTGGCAGGAGGAGAAG CCCGACCCCACTATGATGTGATCATGTTTGATGTAGACAGTAAGGATCCGACACTGGGAATGAGTTGTCCTCCCCCAGCATTTGTGGACCAGCTTTTCCTGCAGAAGGTCAAAAGCATCCTGTCTCATGAAG GTATCTTTATCCTTAACCTGGTGTGTCGTGATTTGGAGTTAAAAGACTCAGTGCTGGCTGGACTCAAGGCAGCCTTCCCTCTCCTGTATGTCCGGCGAATTGAGGGGGAAGTGAACGAGATCCTGTTTTGTCAGCTGCAACCAGAGCAGAAACTTGCTACACCAGAGCTCCTAGAAATGGCTCAGGCTTTGGAGCGGACCCTGAGGAAGCCTGGGCAGGGTTGGGATGACACTTATGTCCTGTCAGATATGCTGAAGACTGTGACAATTGTGTGA